ATCGATTGGCACTGCCTGCCCGTCTGATGGTCTCCTCTACGAATCATCACCTCAAACTGCTGAATTAACGGTAAGTTTCAATCGAAACGAATCCGCTTTTAAACAAATTGATGCTGGGTCATCGTTGCGCTTTGTTTTCGTCTTTTGCTGGCACCACATTTTGAAACGAATTTCCCTCCCGCACTCTGCCGATCGATTCTTTGCATTTGCATCGATTATTTCGAGAACAAGACGGAAATAGTTGGTCGACCCGCACGTGCGTCCTCCGTCAAGGAAATGGGAGGAAGACACAACGAGGAAATGCTAGAAATTTCAAATCTTCTTACCTTGACAAAGACAAACTAACAATAATTCCAATCCTAAAAATAGATGGCCAGGCGTTGTGATATTGTTTAAACGTTGATTCTCTCTCTTTTGCGCCGTTTGTTATttggtatatatatttttcgcACGTGATGTATACACAGTGTGTGTAGGAGCTGCACCCAGACAATGGACGGACTAGAATGTAACGCACGAAAGATCCGCGAGTCTGTGTTGTTTGTTGAACAAGACCACACTACTATAACGTCGCAGTCGTTCGTGACTTCTAAAAATACGTACTTCcgttgtttttaaaaaaaaaaaggggtttccAGACGCTTCCCGATTTAACGCGGATGTTTACACCCGAGAGGTGCTGTCCTCTGCTGTGTCCTAGGAAAATGCCCTAATCATTTCGCATGAATGATTCATTTTTATGCACCTTCCTTTTTTGATTTATTCTTAGGCTGCAGAGCCAACGGTTGGCAGTTCGTATAAAATTGGACAATCACCTGAAATCGGAAGGTATCCGCCATTTTTCTTCATCGTTTCAAATCCAATTTCTAATTGATTTGTTTATGGAAAAGGCTTCTAATAGCCACGAGAGACATTTGTGCGGACGAAGTGATTATCGACGGTGAAGAGGCACTTGCTGTCGGTCCGAAACAAGCGACGCATCCGGTTAAAACGACATTTCCTAATCGGAATCAATCCTTTTATGAAAAATCTCCTTGGTCTTATACTGgaacattattatttttttggcaAACAGGTGTGCCTGACTTGCTATCGACGCGTGGACGGTAGCTATTTGTGCCCGCGTTGCCAATGGCCTTTATGTTCCGAAACGTGTTGGCAGTCAGAAGATGGCCCTCATCAGCGATACGAATGTGAACTATTGGCCAGCAAACACGTTCATCCTACGATGGAAGAACTGAAACAAGACGACTGTCGGCTTTACGATTGCATCGCACCTTTGCGAATAGTTTTGGACGGTCAGCGAAATCCGGAAAGAAGTCGATTATGGCTCGGATTGGAGGATCACCGGATGTACCGGAAGAAAATTGGCATTTGGCAGATCGATAAACACACTGTTGTCGATCCAGTTCGTGTCAAATGGCAACTGGGCGATCGGTTCGGTGATGACGAATTGCAACGAGCGTGTGGCATCTTAGAAGTCAATGCTTTCGAAGTCTGCGACGAAGACAAGTCCATCAGCGCTCGGGCAGTTTATTCGCATGCCTGCCTGATGGCTCACGATTGCGTTCCAAACACGGCGTGTACCGTGAATCCTGCCACACAAAAGATGACCGTTCGTGCGGCTGTCGATATTTCGGCTGGCCAAATGATCACCACATCCTACACTTTTACGTTGGATGGGACACTACGTCGTCGAGCACATTTgaaagaaacgaaatttttcGATTGTTGCTGTCCGCGTTGTTCGGATCCTACCGAATTGGGCAGTCATCTGAGTTCACTGGCGTGTCCCAGATGCAATGGTCGGAATTACACCGTTCCTGAAGATCCTCTCAATCCGGAAAGCTACTGGAAATGCCAGGGAGAGCAATGTGGTAACAGAATTGGCCCGTCTCAAGTCAATCAACTGCTCACCTGTCTCCAGCGCAAAGCGGACGAGCTCAATTATGACGATACTCGAGGACTGGAAATATTTATTGAGACGTGGTCTTCTATTTTGCATCCTAATCATTCGATCCTGATTGGTATCAAATATTACCTGTGCCATTTCTATGGCAATGCTCCTGGATATCAGCTGCGTGAAATGCCTCTTCATTTGTTGGCCAGGAAAATGAAACTCTGCGAAGAGCTGTTAGGTGTTGCCCTCATTCTTGAGCCAGGAGCTTCAAATTTTCATTGTAATATAGATAAAAGTATCAGTTATTCTTACTGCACGATTGCCATTTAAGTTGAAACTGCATTCGTGTTTTTGTGTCGGTTATTACAGGTAGTTTAATCAGAGAACTCGAGTTGACCGAAAGAGAATTCGCCCGAGGACAGACATCTGAAGAAGATAACGAGACAACTGATTTCGAAGATGACAATCGGCCATAGCCTTCGGCTACCATTCAACCAGGAGCAAGATGGGACTAACTTTGATTGAATTTGCTTTCATTTAACTTTTTGCTTGATAGATTGTGTACTCGGTTTTGATGTATTTTGCCGTGCCGTGATGTAGCCGCCTGCCTTTTGGCTATTGACGTGTACATATTTTCGTTCGATTGATTTACGATTGATGCAATAAAGTTTCTGTTTTAAATCTGACATTTTACTTTCAATGAATGTTTGTGAATGTAAATTAGGATCTACGGGATGCAAGGCAACGAAatggcatttttaaaaaacaatcaatCAATAAAGCATTTAGCTCAATTAGGCATGGTTATCGAATGACATAACTATTATAGTATTATTACGTAATTATAATTATTTGAGACACGTGGCTAGGAGGAGGGTAGGCGAGAAAAAGGTAATGCACGTAAGAATAGGTTAAAATCGGCGCGACCAACACAAAGATATTGCCTTAAGCCATTCGCCTGCTTTTAGTAGGTAAGGTAAGGTAAGGTAAGGGGTACGTCGACAGGTAGTATAAAATGCTGTTCAATTCGTATCCTAAATCAGTCGAAGCTGCTCAGTGCTCAATTACAGTACTTTGTGAGCAGCTGAAGTTCCTCAGTAATCTTATTTCAATATGGGTAAGTGTCTCTTTCTCTTAATTTGCGGCTTCACATGAATTGTGTTAAATTGTGTAGTTTATAATGTGATGGTTCAATGTTTTAAAATAACTCTTGTTTTCGTTTCAGGTGTATTTAAAATGTTGCTCTTAGTGGTATCGCTGATAGCGTACTCTAATTCAGCTTCCGTCCATGGTGGTCATGGTGGTCATGTTGGTCGCGGTGATCATGGTGATCATCACATGAATAGACGGAGTGCAcaatactacaccactgcaGCTCCCTACTAC
This genomic interval from Daphnia magna isolate NIES linkage group LG8, ASM2063170v1.1, whole genome shotgun sequence contains the following:
- the LOC116928741 gene encoding SET domain-containing protein SmydA-8 isoform X2, with translation MSGLIITPVPLPPSIGTACPSDGLLYESSPQTAELTAAEPTVGSSYKIGQSPEIGRLLIATRDICADEVIIDGEEALAVGPKQATHPVCLTCYRRVDGSYLCPRCQWPLCSETCWQSEDGPHQRYECELLASKHVHPTMEELKQDDCRLYDCIAPLRIVLDGQRNPERSRLWLGLEDHRMYRKKIGIWQIDKHTVVDPVRVKWQLGDRFGDDELQRACGILEVNAFEVCDEDKSISARAVYSHACLMAHDCVPNTACTVNPATQKMTVRAAVDISAGQMITTSYTFTLDGTLRRRAHLKETKFFDCCCPRCSDPTELGSHLSSLACPRCNGRNYTVPEDPLNPESYWKCQGEQCGNRIGPSQVNQLLTCLQRKADELNYDDTRGLEIFIETWSSILHPNHSILIGIKYYLCHFYGNAPGYQLREMPLHLLARKMKLCEELLGVALILEPGASNFHCSLIRELELTEREFARGQTSEEDNETTDFEDDNRP
- the LOC116928741 gene encoding SET domain-containing protein SmydA-8 isoform X1 — translated: MSGLIITPVPLPPSIGTACPSDGLLYESSPQTAELTAAEPTVGSSYKIGQSPEIGRLLIATRDICADEVIIDGEEALAVGPKQATHPVCLTCYRRVDGSYLCPRCQWPLCSETCWQSEDGPHQRYECELLASKHVHPTMEELKQDDCRLYDCIAPLRIVLDGQRNPERSRLWLGLEDHRMYRKKIGIWQIDKHTVVDPVRVKWQLGDRFGDDELQRACGILEVNAFEVCDEDKSISARAVYSHACLMAHDCVPNTACTVNPATQKMTVRAAVDISAGQMITTSYTFTLDGTLRRRAHLKETKFFDCCCPRCSDPTELGSHLSSLACPRCNGRNYTVPEDPLNPESYWKCQGEQCGNRIGPSQVNQLLTCLQRKADELNYDDTRGLEIFIETWSSILHPNHSILIGIKYYLCHFYGNAPGYQLREMPLHLLARKMKLCEELLGVALILEPGASNFHCNIDKSSLIRELELTEREFARGQTSEEDNETTDFEDDNRP